The genomic region AAAGGCCTGTAAAGtaagaaacataaaattaaaaatgaaaacgattgttaaattaattaattaatataaataaaatgtaatcgatGGGAAATAGTTAAAATGCATGTGAAAACAAATGTAAAACCCcggaaactaaataaaattacacaACTTAAGACTGATAAGcaggcaggctaatcacctaccctatcataaatcaaataattaacgagaccaacgcaagactgagtcttgtcgaggtcctatgctcccgaagTGGAgtgcacaaagaaaaaaaaacgacataGAAAATATGTCATATTCGGCTTAGTGCCATATAGTTTAGAGAATAAGTAAAccgtaaaaaatttaacaagcaaaattatttgcgCATAATTGTAAatcaagagaaaaaattaaaatcattaggattttaacaatttctacaatttggaCCATATCAGTCTacgattttttattgttgtgtaATACATTCGTGTTAATCGGCgcgatttaatttctttaaagctTCATTCAATATTGTGGGTCATgagattttaagaattttttattcaagGACTATAAAACTCACCTTTGAAAACTCGCCATTTGTTACAATTTGTGGTGCAACACCATTCAACACTCCTTCAATCTTATCATTTTCAATCGCATGCACAATCAACTGGCATAAGTCATGAAGGTGAATCCAAGGCAGAATTTGTTTGCCACTTCCTAGCGGTCCACCAAGACCTAACTGAAAGGGAAGCCATATATTCTGGATCATACCACCTGTTCGCCCTATTACCACTCCCGTACGTATTTTGATCTGCAATATAGAGATACCATTTTTCACACAATTTGTATTACAATTGGGTCATTATCTATTCGTCGCTATCTATTAGTTTTACTCACGCCTCTACAATGTGTAACATCGGTAGGTAGTGTTGCCGCTTTCTCCCACTCAAGGCACAATTTCGACATATAATCAAATCCTTGCACCAAATCAGTCTCACTGTAAATCTGATTGTCATTCGGCTTATAATGACTAACGCCCGACACATTAACAAAGGCTTTAACTTGAGGTGCCGCTGTAATAGCCTTCACCAACGCCGCACTTGTGTTCACACGTGAAGTCCATACGTTTTGTCTGAAGCCATCTGTCCAACGACGACTAGGATCTAATACATTTTGTCCGGCCAAATTTACCACCGCCGTTATGCCATTGGGTATCCCATTTCGCTCCAGTTCCAACCAAGTGATACGCTTCAACCCCGGCATACGGGATATAACAGTGACATCGTAACCATTTTTAATCATATAGTTGCTCAATCCACTGCCTACGAATCCTGTGCCGCCTCCTACAGAAAGCTGGCATACATAGTTTCAAATATAAtagtcattaattttttaaactacaaACCAATTAATGCGTGTCGCGACATAATCTGTAAActctaagaaaaatatttttacgtaaAGACTCCGATGTATcgcttaaaaatgaaaatttgtgtgAGGTAAGAGAAAGATCTGAGCAAAACAAAGGAAAGAATTGCAACGAGTGCAACTCGTTGCCAGATCCGCTGTTCGTTAGGCCGTGTTCATACAGggaaacttttgttgcttcaactttgcTAATTCTGTTTTGGACTGCTTTTGATAATCGGTTGCCTGcaattgttttagttttaatttataattaacaaATCGAATGAAAACGTATTGATTGAATACGAATAACTCGGTGGCTCCCTCCTTTCCGCGTCTTCCCCGCTTACACAAGCTACAAAAGGTGTAGTTTACGAAAGCGTTTGTTGTTGTCACAATTCATCAAGACTTGCCAGTGCGGTATAGTCACCGACTGTCCTCGTGTAGCTTatttaacggtaggcccagaaaaTATGCTTTTTCGACGAGTTGGTTGCAGAAGAAGAGGGGTTTTAGGTGAGCGGGCATGGTAATAGGTGATTAGTATCCCAAAGGGTACCTTAACATGTCGGACATATTTTGAGT from Anastrepha obliqua isolate idAnaObli1 chromosome 2, idAnaObli1_1.0, whole genome shotgun sequence harbors:
- the LOC129238648 gene encoding epimerase family protein SDR39U1, with product MSRHALIGGGTGFVGSGLSNYMIKNGYDVTVISRMPGLKRITWLELERNGIPNGITAVVNLAGQNVLDPSRRWTDGFRQNVWTSRVNTSAALVKAITAAPQVKAFVNVSGVSHYKPNDNQIYSETDLVQGFDYMSKLCLEWEKAATLPTDVTHCRGIKIRTGVVIGRTGGMIQNIWLPFQLGLGGPLGSGKQILPWIHLHDLCQLIVHAIENDKIEGVLNGVAPQIVTNGEFSKAFASALRRPCLFAVPEFVVDAIFGRDRSALLLTGAKIQPKRTLESGFQFKYPTAKEACIEVVQKT